In Helicobacter mastomyrinus, the sequence GCAGAATCTGCATTCAATCCTCACAACAATGCGGGAGGGGAGATTTGATGTCTTTAGAGCTGTACAGGGGATTTGATGAGGTATGTGCACGATATGCACCCTTTTATGCCTTTGATTTTGAAGGAGAGGATATCTGTGAATGGAATGTACTTGAAAGTTTGCATAATACAAACAACAAAACGCAATATATGCCACCTTTACGCATTATGGTAGGACCTGAGGGGGGCTTTAGCCCAAAAGAAAGGGCGCAATTTGCACAAATCATAACTTTACGTGATAGACTTATTTTGCGCAGTGAAAGTGCTTGTGTGTTTTTAGCAAGTATGGCAAAAATATGGCAGAGTATCAATACAAGGGGGAGCAAATGAAAATTGGCATTATTGGTTTAGGGCTTATGGGTGGCTCTATGGGCTTGGCTTTAAAAGACATAGGGCAGATTCAGCAGCGATATATTAATAGAATCTTGGGCTATGATAATAATCCTCTCCACGCACAGCAAGCCTTAAATCTCGGGCTTATTGATGAATGTGTCGCATTAAATGAAATATGGCAATGCGATGTAGTGTTTTTGAGTGTGCCTCTTGGCGGGATTATAGAGATTATCCAATCCCTCACACCTGATATGATACACCCGCAAATCACGCTTATTGATGTGGGCGGAGCAAAGGTGGAGATTCTAAAAAGTATTCCCGAATGGCTAAGGACATATTTTGTAGGAGCGCACCCGATGTGTGGGACGGAGTTTTTTGGTCCTAGTGCGGCATTAGCAGAGCTGTATAAAAACAATATTGTGATTTTGACAGATGTGGAGCAAAGCGGAGCATATCAAGTCGAAGTAGCAAAGGATATTTTTATTAGCATTGGTATGAAGATTCTCAAAATGTCCGCACAGGAGCACGATAAGCATATTGCGCTTATATCACATATGCCTCATATTATGAGTTATGCCCTCGCAAATGCCACCCTTGCACAAGAAGACCCACAAACGATTCTAGCGCTTGTGGGCGGGGGATTCCGCTCGATGAGTAGAATTTCTAAGAGTTCGCCACTGATGTGGAAAGATGTCTTTAAGCAAAACAAAGACAATGTACTTCAAGCGATGGCTTATTTTCAAGATAAGTTTGAAGAAGCAAGGATATTACTAGAAAATGAGGATTGGGAGGGTTTAGAGACGTTTATGGCGCAGGCAAATATGCTGCATAAATTTTTATAGCCCTGCTTTTTTCATTTAAAAACGAGAAGCTACCCTATCAATATTCACTCCATATTTATGCAGTATTGCTGCTTTGCAAAAACTTTCTTTGATACAAGCCCTTCAAAACATTGTTTGTTGGATACTTAGACTCTTAGACATAGCTTAATATAAGGCAAATCACACTACTTTGTAGCAGATTTTGCACTATTCCACACTATGCGCTTGATGTAAAATCCACACACAAGCAGGGCGATAGCCCCGCCAAAATATCCCACATACCCTACATTAAGCCAGTCGCTCACCAATCCTCCAATCAACGCACCACTCCCTATGCCAACATTATAAATCCCTGAATAAATAGACATCGCAATCGCCGTGCCTTGAGGAGAGAGGAAAATCACTTGTGATTGAAAGCTAAGATTAAAGAGCGTAATGACAAGCCCCCAAAAGATACAAATAAACAGGATTAAATATGTATGAATCGCCCCAAAATGCAGTAAAAATAAGCTCCCACAGATTCCAAATAACGCAATCCCCACAAAGAGACTAGCCCTCCCCTCATAAAACTTCGCAAAAATCACACTCCCCACAATGCCAATCGCCCCAAATGCCACCAATGTAAAAGTAATGCCCTCCTCGCTAAAATGCGCTATCTGCAGCAAAAACGGCTCAATATAGCTATACGCGCTAAAATGTGCGGTAACCAAAACCGCCGCGATACCATAAATGGCAATGAGGCTTTTATTTTTAAGCATTTTAGGCAACATATCAAGCGATATAGAATCTGTGTTAGGCAACTTAGGGAACACACGCCACAGCAGTAGCCCTGTGAGTAATGCCACGCCCCCAATGCTTAAAAAGCTCGCTCTCCAGCCAAGACTAAGCCCTATCACTCGCCCCAAAGGAAGCCCTAAGATAATAGCAATCGCACCGCCTGTGATGATAAAGCTTAGAGCAATGCTTTGCTTATTTTTAGGCACAAGACGCACCGCCATAGGCGAGGCAATCGACCAAAATACAGCGTGACCACACGCCACACCGATACGAGAGAGCATAAGCATTCCATAATTTTGCGATAATGCAGAGATGATATGACTTAGCACAAAGAGGCTAATCACAAGTAGCATAAGTCTTTTTAGCTCGATATTTGAGAGCAGCAGCATAAGCGGCAATGAAACAAGGGCGACCACCCACGCATACATTGTGATAAGCATACCCGCTCCAGATTCACTCATATTAAAATCACTTGCGATAAGGCTTAGTAGCCCGATAGGCACAAATTCAGAAGTATTAAAGACAAAGACAGCAAAGACTAAAGAGAGGAGGGCGAGATAAGGAATGCCCTCTTTAGTAGGAAGCGGTTTTTTGGCGTTTGAATCTGTGGTATGTGAATTGGTGGCGCTGCAGGATGGATTTTGCCCTTTAGTGTGGCATTCTACGGGTTTGTTCATATCTTTTGACATAAATCACTCTCCTTAGAATCGTATGCTACTTGTTGGTTTTTTGAGAGGCTAAAATTATAGCTATTAAATCACAATCTATAGCATTTATCATAGGCAATGAATTAGGTCTAATATGCAACACGTAGTGCAACAGCAAAGGATATATAGAATCTCTATTTTTGAAAAACATAAAAACAAAATTATGAATTTTTCTTTAATAAAAGTTTTTGTTTTTTTGTGTAATAATGATTCTAAACTTTAAAATAGAACACGGAGAAAAATATGCAAGAACTTGTAGAAGAAAGTCTTAAGCTTGCTGAAAACTTACAAGAAAAAATTAACTCAAACATAAGCTTAAGGGAAAAAGCTTTTCACCATAAAATGCAAAAACTTTTAAATGACCCTAAAGCCAAGGTTATGCTTATTGAATTACTTGACCGTTCATTTCGCTCAAAAGAGGCTCAAACTAGTTTTGAATTTATACATTATTCTTTAAAAAAATACGGCGTAGCTGATTTTTTCACTCTTTTTGAGAAATTTTTACTTTTTGCTTTTTTAAATCTTGGCAAATTTGCTCCAAAATTAAGTGTGCCATTTTTTATACAACACTTAAGAGGTGACACTAAAACTATGGTTTTAGATGCAAATGAAACAAGTTTAAAAGCTCATATACTAAACAGAAAGCAAAATCATAATATCACTTTAAATGTGAATTTGATAGGTGAAGAGGTTTTAGGCGAACTTGAAAGCAAATATCGCATCAGAAAATACGAAGAGGCTATAAAAAGTGATTATATTACTTATATATCCATAAAAATTACCACTATTTTTTCTCAAATTAATATTATAGATTTTGATTATTCTAAAGAAGAAGTAGTTAAAAGACTTGACCAACTTTATTCTTTAGCCCTAGATGAGGAAAAAAGACAAAATCAGCCTAAATTTATTAATCTTGATATGGAAGAATTTAAAGACTTAGAACTTACAGTGGCTGCTTTTATGGAAAGCATTGCTAAATTTGATATTAAAGCTGGTATAGTTCTACAAGCGTATTTGCCTGATTCTTATGAATATCTTAAAAAGCTTTTTGCCTTCTCAAAGGAAAGGGTTTTAAAGGGAATGAAGCCTATTAAAATCCGCTTTGTTAAGGGGGCTAATATGGAAGCAGAAGAATTAATTTCAAATCAAAAAGCTTGGGCTTTGCCTACTTTTAACAAAAAAATAGATACAGATAGCAATTATAACAAAATGCTTGATTTTATCTTAGAATCAGATAATTATAAATACATTAACATAGGCATAGCCAGTCATAATATTTTTGAAATTGCTTATGCTTATGTGAGAATAAAAAAAGCTAATGCCCTTGAAAGTTTTACCTTTGAGCAGCTTGAGGGTATGAGTATGCAATGTTCTTTAGAGCTTTCAAAAATGCACAATTTAATACTTTATGCCCCGGTTTGTGATGAAAAGCATTTTAATAACGCTATAGCTTATTTAGTGCGTAGGCTTGATGAAAATACCAGTGAGGATAATTTTATGAGGTATTTTTTCGCTCTTAAGGTTGGTGATGAAGCTTGGAATGCTCAAAAAGAACTTTTTTTAGCCTCGCTTAAAGGTATCAAAAATCTTGATAATCACACTCACAGGATTCAAGACAGAAACAACACTCCAAAGACAGCAAGTTCATATGAAACAGGAGTATTTAAAAATGAGCCTGATACTGATTTTATTTTAGCTCAAAACAGGGCTTGGGCTCAAACAATTCGGGCTAAATATCAAAATTTAAGATCTTTAGAAATTTATCCTGTGATAGGAGAGCTTGATTTTACCCAAAATGCTTTAGAAAAAAAAGAACAAAGGGATAAAATTTATAATGAAAATATAGCTCATATTTATTTAGCCTCACAAAAAGAAATAAAACAAGCTTTAGAACTGGCTCAAAATACAAATGAAAATTTAAGTTTTGAACATTTGCATAAAATCCTAGCCAAAACAGCTCAACTTTTAAGAGAAAGAAGAGGTGATTTAATAGGCATAGCCGCTCTTGAAGTGGGAAAAACTTTTTTAGAGCTTGACCCTGAAGTAAGCGAGGCTATTGATTTTTTAGAATTTTATCCTCATTCTTTAAGCAAACTTCAAAAAGAAAATCCTAAAACTATATTCACTTCAAAGGGCTTAAGTTTAGTAATAAGCCCTTGGAACTTTCCTATAGGTATTTCAGCTGGAAGCATAGCTTCACTTTTAGCTAGTGGCAATATCGTCATTTACAAGCCCTCATCTTTATCTATACTTACAGCTTATGAGCTTTGTAAATGTTTTTGGGACGCAGGTATTAGTAAAAATAGACTGATGTTTTTACCCGCTAAAGGCAGTGATGTATCAAAATACCTTATCAATACAGATGAACTTAAAGCTTGTATTTTAACAGGAGGAGAAGATACAGCTTATGCCTTGTTAAAAACAAATCCTACTTTATGGCTTAGTGCTGAAACAGGTGGTAAAAATGCTACTATAGTCACTAAAATGGCAGATAAAGACCAAGCGGTTAAAAATATTGTGCATTCAGCTTTTTCAAATTCAGGGCAAAAATGTTCAGCCACTTCTTTGCTTATACTCGAAAAAGAAGTGTATGAAGATGAAGATTTCAAAAAATGCCTTGTTGATGCAGCTTCATCTTTAGCTGTGGGCTCAGCTTTTGAATTTAAAAATAAGCTTGCTGCCTTAGCTGATAAACCAAGTGCCAAACTTTTAAAGGCTTTAAATGAACTTGCTCCTTATGAGTATTGGGTTTTAGAAGCTAAATTTATAGATGAAAACGAGCATTTAATGACTCCAGCTATAAAATATGGGACAAAAAAAGGAGATTTCACTCATATGAATGAACTTTTTGCCCCTGTGCTCACTGTGATGAGAGCTGAAAATTTACAAGAAGCCATTGATATAGCTAATTCTACAGGATATGGACTTACTGCTGGACTTGAAAGCTTAGATGAAAGGGAATGGGAATATTTTCACACTCATATAGAAGCTGGAAATATTTATATTAACAAGCCAACAACAGGAGCTATAGTGCTTCGCCAGCCTTTTGGAGGGGTGAAAAAATCAGCCATAGGCTTTGGAAGAAAGGTTGGAATTTATAATTATGTCACTCAGTTTTTAAATATCACTCAACTTGAATCTGATGAAAAGGTTTTACAAAGTGAATTGAGTGAAACTTTAAATGAACTGAGTTTAAAATCAAATTCATATTTCAAACAAGAGCTTCAAAAAGCAGCTTTAATGGCTCAAAGCTATTTATATCATTATGAAAATGAATTTATGCAAAATAAGGATTATGTTCAAATTAGAGGAGAGGATAATTTTTTCTCTTACAAGCCTATAAAGAATTTTGCTTTAAGAATAAGTAAAGATGATGACTTAAGCGATATTTTGTCAAGTCTTATTATCAGTAAATTTACGGGTATAAAAGCCGTTTTAAGTTATACAGACAATGATAAAATAGAATTTATACAACAAGAACTTCAAAATTTAAATTTTGATTTTGAATGCAAAAAAGAAAATAAAGAAGAATTTGCTCAAAATTTGGCTCAATATGAAAGAATCTTTTATTATGCCAAAGCAGATAGAAAGGATTTGATTTATCAGCAAGCAGCCTTACACAGTAAGATTATTAAACGGGATAAACCATTAATTAATGGACGTTTTGAGCTTTTGTATTATTTTAATGAAAAATCTTTAAGCATTTCATATCATAGATATGGAAATTTAGGTGCGAGAATTTTAAAAACAAGGAAAAGAGATGGAAATTGTAAAGATTAATACTGAAATTGCTATAACCTTTATAACATATTCAGCCTTAATGCTTTTTATAGGTTTTTATTTTTTTACTAAAAATAAAAATACTGAGGATTATTTTTTAGGCGGACGTTCTTTAGGTCCTGTTATTTCAGCTTTGAGTGCTGGAGCAAGCGATATGAGTGGTTGGCTTTTGCTTGGTTTGCCGGGTGCTTTGTATGTGAGCGGTTTTATAGAAAGTTATATAGCTATAGGACTGACTATAGGGGCTTTTTTGAACTGGAGCTTTGTGGCGAAAAGACTTAGAATTTATACTAGTGTGATAGCTAATAGCATTACTATACCTGATTATTTTGAAACAAGATTTGATGATGATAAGCATATATTAAGAGTAGTGTGTGCTCTTGTGATTTTAGTCTTTTTTACTTTTTATGTCAGCTCAGGGCTTGTAAGCGGGGCTAAGCTTTTTGAAAACACCTTTGGACTTAAATATGAATACGCTCTTATT encodes:
- a CDS encoding 16S rRNA (uracil(1498)-N(3))-methyltransferase is translated as MQFLHHNNAGEALLCVSGEEFTHLAKVRRCKTGDVVKVRNLHDEYLHTYKIMQIQKRDMLLSLLNSEKVPHIRASLHLLWAIIEPKIIEKTLPMLNELNVGGISFFYAEYSQRQFMPSLERMRRICIQSSQQCGRGDLMSLELYRGFDEVCARYAPFYAFDFEGEDICEWNVLESLHNTNNKTQYMPPLRIMVGPEGGFSPKERAQFAQIITLRDRLILRSESACVFLASMAKIWQSINTRGSK
- a CDS encoding prephenate dehydrogenase; protein product: MKIGIIGLGLMGGSMGLALKDIGQIQQRYINRILGYDNNPLHAQQALNLGLIDECVALNEIWQCDVVFLSVPLGGIIEIIQSLTPDMIHPQITLIDVGGAKVEILKSIPEWLRTYFVGAHPMCGTEFFGPSAALAELYKNNIVILTDVEQSGAYQVEVAKDIFISIGMKILKMSAQEHDKHIALISHMPHIMSYALANATLAQEDPQTILALVGGGFRSMSRISKSSPLMWKDVFKQNKDNVLQAMAYFQDKFEEARILLENEDWEGLETFMAQANMLHKFL
- a CDS encoding sugar transporter, translating into MSKDMNKPVECHTKGQNPSCSATNSHTTDSNAKKPLPTKEGIPYLALLSLVFAVFVFNTSEFVPIGLLSLIASDFNMSESGAGMLITMYAWVVALVSLPLMLLLSNIELKRLMLLVISLFVLSHIISALSQNYGMLMLSRIGVACGHAVFWSIASPMAVRLVPKNKQSIALSFIITGGAIAIILGLPLGRVIGLSLGWRASFLSIGGVALLTGLLLWRVFPKLPNTDSISLDMLPKMLKNKSLIAIYGIAAVLVTAHFSAYSYIEPFLLQIAHFSEEGITFTLVAFGAIGIVGSVIFAKFYEGRASLFVGIALFGICGSLFLLHFGAIHTYLILFICIFWGLVITLFNLSFQSQVIFLSPQGTAIAMSIYSGIYNVGIGSGALIGGLVSDWLNVGYVGYFGGAIALLVCGFYIKRIVWNSAKSATK
- a CDS encoding proline dehydrogenase family protein, whose protein sequence is MQELVEESLKLAENLQEKINSNISLREKAFHHKMQKLLNDPKAKVMLIELLDRSFRSKEAQTSFEFIHYSLKKYGVADFFTLFEKFLLFAFLNLGKFAPKLSVPFFIQHLRGDTKTMVLDANETSLKAHILNRKQNHNITLNVNLIGEEVLGELESKYRIRKYEEAIKSDYITYISIKITTIFSQINIIDFDYSKEEVVKRLDQLYSLALDEEKRQNQPKFINLDMEEFKDLELTVAAFMESIAKFDIKAGIVLQAYLPDSYEYLKKLFAFSKERVLKGMKPIKIRFVKGANMEAEELISNQKAWALPTFNKKIDTDSNYNKMLDFILESDNYKYINIGIASHNIFEIAYAYVRIKKANALESFTFEQLEGMSMQCSLELSKMHNLILYAPVCDEKHFNNAIAYLVRRLDENTSEDNFMRYFFALKVGDEAWNAQKELFLASLKGIKNLDNHTHRIQDRNNTPKTASSYETGVFKNEPDTDFILAQNRAWAQTIRAKYQNLRSLEIYPVIGELDFTQNALEKKEQRDKIYNENIAHIYLASQKEIKQALELAQNTNENLSFEHLHKILAKTAQLLRERRGDLIGIAALEVGKTFLELDPEVSEAIDFLEFYPHSLSKLQKENPKTIFTSKGLSLVISPWNFPIGISAGSIASLLASGNIVIYKPSSLSILTAYELCKCFWDAGISKNRLMFLPAKGSDVSKYLINTDELKACILTGGEDTAYALLKTNPTLWLSAETGGKNATIVTKMADKDQAVKNIVHSAFSNSGQKCSATSLLILEKEVYEDEDFKKCLVDAASSLAVGSAFEFKNKLAALADKPSAKLLKALNELAPYEYWVLEAKFIDENEHLMTPAIKYGTKKGDFTHMNELFAPVLTVMRAENLQEAIDIANSTGYGLTAGLESLDEREWEYFHTHIEAGNIYINKPTTGAIVLRQPFGGVKKSAIGFGRKVGIYNYVTQFLNITQLESDEKVLQSELSETLNELSLKSNSYFKQELQKAALMAQSYLYHYENEFMQNKDYVQIRGEDNFFSYKPIKNFALRISKDDDLSDILSSLIISKFTGIKAVLSYTDNDKIEFIQQELQNLNFDFECKKENKEEFAQNLAQYERIFYYAKADRKDLIYQQAALHSKIIKRDKPLINGRFELLYYFNEKSLSISYHRYGNLGARILKTRKRDGNCKD